In the genome of Diabrotica undecimpunctata isolate CICGRU chromosome 2, icDiaUnde3, whole genome shotgun sequence, the window gatttttgcataaccaaaCTGGGCTAATTACCCATTATTTCAACTgtgattaatttaattttatcgtCAATTTAAGAATACATACATCATTGCTctcaatataataattataattccattataattataattataattataagtaTCAGAATTTAGTTGGCTGGTGTCTGCAGATCAACCCACATGTATTTGCAATTTCGAGTAGCACATAGTGTTCCCGGAAAATTAAATCTTTTTTCATCGACAATATGTCGTTTGATTTTATACATTTCAGTATTTAGTATGTAATTTAAACACACCCACTGCTTGGTGACGAGGTTAGTTAGCAAgtactttaaaataaataatcatAACCATATTCTTTAATTATCAGTCAAAAATTTAaccacgtttttttttttaacttaatatgATTATTTACTTTTCATTAGAGATTTCCAGAAACGTTTGTTATGAACAATATGTAtttggatttttaatttaatgtttcattaaatatttacgaatagctgtagaagtttttacttcattgtaaagttttttaaattactacgattgtttgggaaagtatgtactatttcttttcatatttttactattaatatttttctgttacggtactgtaatgtggtctaattcaatgctatgtattctaacgactttcgtaaaatatattgcttcctatAAAATCTGGTTGTCTCATCTATTGTGtttaagtgcggagaatttgacttctcttttgtcttgtgtcgccaatacacacaagtgtacggttcgTATTACGGTCACAATTAACAATACAATAGATTGATTTATGGGTTTGTCCTCTTGCTACCGACCACCTCGAAGAGAGGGTGGTTTCTGACCGTCTCAAGTCTCAACTCAAGACACTTCCTAACAAGACATCGAACGAAACACACCAAGTTTGTTGGCTCTCGTGCCAGAGAGCCGCGTCGGCGGGTGTCCTCCAGGAGATCTCCTTGGCTAAGAATCAATCAAATATTTCAAAGGGATGAAGTTCTGGCAATTTCTGAAAAAGTTGTGATAAGACTCGAAGATTTAATAACGTTAATCACTGTAGAAGCAGAATGGACGTGGGGCCGTCTGGCGAAGTGTGAACAAGATCTTAAACGAGTAGAACAAGATCTTAAACGAGTAGATGAAAACATAGACGAAAACAATATTCCTGCCAAAAAACCAGCTGGATTAAGTTTAAAATACATACTAATGGACTGGATTACTCTGATGTGGAagcagaaagaaaaaatatagaaaatagcAAGACTTTAAGAGATCCGCACGTAGTGATCCTCAGTTTTCCCAAATACTGCCGTTTCAGAGCGATGATGAAACGCCTAGAGGGCGTAGAGGATATTTACCTAAAATACAAAATAGTTAATGCCTTGGGCGGCTTCTATGTAGTCCATCCTAACACCAGGGTACTGTTCTGTAGGGACACATTCGATTATCCAGAATTAGAAGGCCACGAATTACTGTGTAATCACCTGGCACCAAAGTTAAAGGGCCGACCTAGAGGACGGCGGAAAAAGAGAAGTGTTTCACCTGGATCTGAGAGCAATGAGTCTGAATCTTCACTTACTACTAGTACAAAGGTTGAAAGTAAAAATACCGTTCCACCCGAGAGTACGGCGAATCCTATTCGAAGAAGTACGCGTTGTCATGAAAATAACGAAAACAGGGAGTTTGTTAGAAAGCTGGGAGCCTTCATGAAGTCAAATCGCACCCCAATAGGAAGAATACCATCTTTAGGTTACAAGGAATTAAATTTGCATGAATTCTTCACAAGAGTACAAAAACTTGGAGGCTATGATTGCGTCACAACAAATCGTCTCTGGAAGTCCATATTCGACGAAATGAGTGGCCATCAAAACAGTACCAGCGCAGCTACAGTGATACGACGTCACTACGAAAGATTCTTATTGCCGTATGAACGCCATATTCACGGTGAAGAATATAAACCATTGCCTGTATCGGAACGAAGAAGATTGAAATATAAACGAGGAAGCGGCAGTTTGAGCGATGCAGATTCTAGTAGTGATAGTTCTTCAGTACCTTCAACATCCAGAAAACCATCTGTGTCGGAACAAGTTACCGAAAACAAGGATAATATTAAAACGGAAGGAAAGACATCTTCGTTGCGAAGCATTCGAGTGAAACCTGATAGACAAAAAGATAAACAACTGCAAAGTGAAAAAGATAACACCAataacaataacaacaaaaatgaaaaatggCAGGCACCGATAAAGACGGAAGAGACAAATGACAGCAAAGCAAAAATAGAAAAACTTGTTATTAAAACAGAAAGTATGACAGTAAAAACTGAGCTGTCAACAGTGATAACTCAATCCCATCCAGTAAAAATAGAGTATGCTACAGTTAAAAGTGAAACACAAAATGAAAACGCCgaaattaaaattgaaaacaaaaatataccGGTTACAATTTCAGTAAAAATAGAGACCAACTTGCAAGCCGAATCCAGTCCTGTGAAATTAGAAGAATGTCCTGTAGTAAAGCTTGAAAATGATCCAGTTCCACAAGAACCAGATAATAATAACGTAAAAGTTGAGGTAATACCTATTAAAACGGAACCACTTACCTCAGCTGCCACACCAGTAGCTATAAAAGTACCAGTCAACGAGATCATGTCTCCCGTAGAAGGCAAAGAGAATATTCCAATTATAAAATCTACAGAAAACAATGTGGAGATTATAGAAGTCCCGTGTAGACCTAGAGTTTCGGAAAGTAGTCGAGCCGAAAGTGAAAGTTACAGAAACAACTTTATTCATGAAATCAAGAAGCGAAAACTAGATATTCTAAAGGAAGGCGGTTTAGAGGTCACGCCAGTTAGACCTTCTGTACAAAAAGATGGAAGACCATCTGTCATACAACCACCTCCTATCCAGCTTATACCCAAATCGATTAAATCTGAAACTATGCCCCCTCCGACCAGTGTTCCTTTAAAAAGAACTCATATTTCAGTTCCTCCAACATTAAatgtaagaccagttaatttcctaatttattgacagtcatatttgctatttttcgctaattgatttacaaacaaattatttcattttttcgttattattatttatcgaatatcatttaaccagcgacctcattaagttttatacaaaacaacgATTCTCGGCTACTCAATGCTAAAGTTGGAAGAGGTTAATTGTAACAGGTTATTTCGGACTATGTGTCAGAAACGAACGTGGGGAACGACTTCATCGATTCTGTAGAGGGAAGAACATTCTCATAAAaagatattttataaacttttatatatccttcttttaaatattcttcttcttattttaccTTATTAAAAAGAAATACCGATACTACTTCaaccctagcccaacatcatattcacaCAGGTTataaaatagattttaaaaagaaaaaaccatCGCTTCTATCCGCTCCTATCCGTGAAgccatcgaaattgaaaaacgcACTAAAAATTTAAACAGGCGCGATAACGCTAGAAGACTTGGCGACCACTGCTTCAGAGATCCCCTGCGCCAACCAATTCTGCTCAGACTGTTTCCGCGCATACCGTTCCCGTGCATACTGAGGGTATAAAGCAGCTACACAGGGTAAAACTGGTCGCCAATATCACTCCTGGAgtcattagaaaaaatattggaGAAGATGATCCACAGAAGACTCATGAAGCATGCAGAAAGAGGAAGATTCATCTAAGAAAACCAATACTGATTTAGAAGAGAAAGAAACTGTGAACTACAGCTCGCAAGATTTGCTTCAACAGAAACCAGAAAACCGGATTGGCCATCCTCGACATCGAAAAGGCGTACGACACAGTTTGGAAGAAAGCCCTCATACACAAGATGGACAGAGCTAGATTGTCATATTATAATGTTAATATATGACTCGTATTTAACtaatagaacttttcaagttTTAGCCGACCAAAAGACGTCCAGGATATAAGATGTTCAAGAAGGAATGCCTCAGGGTAGTATCCTATCATccattttatacaatatttttgtttcagactcATCAGCAGATGCTTAAACAAATACAGCACTATATGCACTGTATGGCAATCTACACAACAGGAAAAGAGGATAAAAGGATAGTCTAGACGTTATAGAATCACTTGGAAAGGATTTCAGAATTCACGGACAAATGGAAAATCAAGATAAATGCTGAGAAGACACAATTGATCATTTTCAAACAGCAAACCAGCCCACTAGTAGTCGACCATACGATAAGAGGAAACGTCATTCACTCGGAACCATCAGTCAATTACCTAGGAGTCTACCTCGATAGAAGACTCAACTTCACGAAGCACGTTCAAGAACTTAGGTAAAAGCAACTATAGCTAAAATACTCCCTTATATGTTCAGGACAAGTTCCTTAACGAAGGCCAAGAAGATTCAATTATACCAGGCCTACGGTAGTTCGGTGATATTGTATGCTGTTCCATAGCAGAAACCAACTGTAAGAAGCTGGATAGATCAGAGACGTCATACTACCGACTAATCGACGGGTGGACATGGGAAGATAGAGTTTTAAATGCAACCATCCAGGAAAGGCTCCAGTACATATCACTAAGGGAGGTGGCTGAGAACAGAACAAGATACCTTTTTCACCAAGCCGCAAGAAGTCTTCTAAAAACAAGAGACCATCTGATTAGCAATTAGCCAGATGGTTGCAATGTGGACCAAACAGGAAAGTAGGTACGATACCAAAAGAAGTACCTACAGAAAAAGAAGCCAAGCAGTTAATGACAGGAAAATTCAGATACCCGAAGAGGATGCGGTCCAAACAGTAGATAGGTGCAGGACATTAGAAGAAAAAATATCCAATTTTTAAGTTGAAATATCTTAGACGGGTTGTCACTCGACACAGAGAATTAGGCAGAAatctcagtgccgtttgacggttctcgtATTGCTGGAAAATAAGATACTGGTACATAACGAGTGACATATCCCTCTTGATGATGGCtcaaaaatgggtgccgaaacgtcgactTTTAAATTATCAACGTGGTTTTTCCAAGGAccttagtaattttcattcacCTGACCACATGAATTTTTtcaaacattatatatatatatatatatatatatatatatatatatatatatatatatacatgtttaTATGTGTGCATGCATGTGTAAAAATATGTGTGAAagtttaatgtaaataaaacaaaaatataatcaGCACCAATTAAATCAACACCAATAACACTGTAAAAATTGATGAATAATAAGTAGCTACATACAATTTATATAATTACATTGGAATTAAAATAACTGAACGAGTACTACAAAACTATAATTCCAAATCAATTTGAATGTGGCTTAACGACAATCATCATCGATTACACCAAAATTCAATCTGCATAACAATACCACCATAATCCAAATCTGGCGATGGTAATTGAATTAGAAGTTTAAACTCAAACCAAAATAACAATAAGCTATTTGTACGTTTTTAATATCGTAGCAAAATAATCCTTATTTGCGATAAAAACCAATCGAATAGTTCATTTTGCAAATGAACTATTATTGTGCAATAGCAAGATGGGTTtacgtaattttaaaaatatggaaTTATCAAAAAATGTAGTCTATAAAATTTAGTTTCTTTTATACTGTATTTATTTTCACAGCATAACATAGCATAAAGCAATGGAATCAGGATCGATTGAGGGCGAAGAGGTTTAAGTTACTGTTTTTTAacgataaaaaatatttcaatactaatacTAATCATCAAAGCGCGTGCCTGCTGGCTTATATAATGAGGTGAAAACAGCTGACTAGGCGACAAGAATTCCGTAAATTGTCTAAGGTCATCTCTGTGTCGATAGAATCAGTTCGTGAAATATTTCGGTGGTGTGGTGGAGAGATACTTCTAGACTTCTCTAACGCACAGGGCTGCAGTCAGGTGTATGTAACTCACAACAATAtcctttaaattttataatttttggtcTTATAGCTTTACAAAAAACTGTTTATTTCCGCAAATTTTGTACAAACAAATTGAATTATTTAAAAGTCTTGTTTCGGGCAAAAATCATTGTGTTTACCAGCTGTAAAGTCAAATTTCAATACAAAATTTAGTTCATGTAATTGTGGATGGTTATTTGAAGATATACTTTCTTTTAGTCTTTATTAAAACGCTGCCTTCCTTAAAGTCACAGCCGGGATACCACGTCCTCTCGcgctttttatttctttaacttCATCCAAAATTCGTTCCTCTCACGCCTCTTCCTTATCTTTTCTTCCAATTCTTATTTCCCTCTGGTTCCTCTTGCTGCTCTGTATTTAACAGATCTTCTAAGTATTTCGCccattcatttaatttttctgttgtttctccTAGAAATTCTTCTTACAGACGGTTTTCATctgtttttctttacatttttcctcttttactttactttttttattttctttactttttgaatatttttgcatttttagctatttctttctgtatttccttttctttttatGTCAAATCATTATTTATGTGCATTCAATCTTTATGGTACTttaatttgctttttttatttagtatcatAATTTGATCCATGAAGGTTTCTGTTTTTATGGCATAGActctttctcttattttttgcGTTCCTCAGTTTTATTTGCGCCTGCAGTTCTTGTGATATAAATGTTTCCGTGCTTTCTTTTAGTTTCATATCatcatttgtttatatttttaatccCGATATAATCAAactattttttgcttattttcttTAGTTGTTCTATTCTGTCTTGTAATTTTTTCActtcatttttaattttctattttctaCCTTTATCCTCTTTAGTTGTTTATCACTTTCCATTTGTTCTTTTCTTAtatgttttatttcattcatcatTTCATTAGTTTTGTCCATTAATTTTTGCATTTTCTCTCCATGTCGCTTTTAGGTGTTAGCTTTGTGATTTTACTTCTTCCAAAATATTCGTCCTGGTCTCTTCTCTTGCGTTTTCtttctatatctatatatatatttcgCTTCCTGGTCCCTTGTCACTCTATTCATTTTTCCTATTTTAATAAAGCATTTAAATAACGATAtccattaataattaattattattttagtttaattataatctaattttaatcaaatttattcTAAACCCGGATATGAATTTATAGAAAAAGACgcaaagaaaaatgttaaagcgctcgaatctaagcgtagcgctatttttaattgctattaacaatgttgtgtcATACTGCAATGAcacaattaaaaattttttgtacgctgatgatctggtaattctagcaagaaataaaaatatattatctgcTTATAATCGTATTGCTGCAGCTCTTAAgtcgatagaatcgtggtctaacaatattgAGCTCCAGTTTTCCACcacaaaaacaaaagctatacatttttcacgaaaatcaaattcacaaaagctcccaaatctattttttatacaattctcctatagaatatacaaagaaataaaattcctagggaTGCAACTGGGCTCAAAATTACGCTGGACAAGTCATGTACACTCGCTAAGACTATCGTGCCgccaagctggactaaacattatgaaatctgtatcccataaaaattggggagcagattttcTAACTCTAATAAATATATCtagagctttaattagatcaaaactggactacggatgtgttgtgtataactcggcaaaccaagcattgctcaaaagtttggatactcttcagagttCAGCAGTTAGACTTGCTCTTGAAGCATATTACACCAGTTCTGTGGACAGTTTACTCTGTGAAGCTAGAGAGCCACCCTTAAACCGAAGAAGAAAATACATAACTATCGTATGTCTTgaatataaaatctaacctaaAAAATCCAGTTCTCcatcatgctgttgctaacaggttccaGAAAAAAAGAATTAAGagtcctgtacctttctatgaacgagctaatagataattattagattttaatattaaactacctcccatttatcctatctgtaaaataaattaatgttttccttgggttgttccctctcAGCTTTGTAACcctaaacttacaaaatttaacagaaataatgtgatacaaaatttttttaaaactcactttctccatgttctcacacagtGCAAAATTACCAtcttatatacacggacgcatctaagaccataaatgaAGTAGGAGCGTGCTTTGTGATATGAACATTTCATCTATAAATTGTCTTCTgagacaagtatttttacagcagaactatttgccataATTAAGGTCCCAAcctttattctagaaaaaaaacttcccaaatctcttataatatctgattcacttaggtgtccgacatcaatttctcagatttgTTACATAACAttacagcagattaagttaattttatacagTATATagcaaaacaatttgacagtagagttcctctgggtaccgtcacacgttgaaataaatggtaacgaaaaggcaggATAGTCCAACTAGGTCCGCATTAACCAGTACAGccgcatcagtggaaaatctaacggtgcatttagatttaaaaccttacttaaaagcaaaattgCACTATATTTGGCAAAACCAATTGAATAGAAGTACCACTCagttgatagaaataaaatctttcgtccttccatggaacttctggccttcaaagcgacaacatcaagtcctaataacacgtctcagattagaaaacacttctacaacacatgaatacttgttgaagagagaaaaggaaccagtgtgttttgtttgtgaatgtaaagtgacagtgaagcacatgTCCAGTATACTCAGTTGAAAGACTATGTCACtacattccaaaaacattaaaagaacttctagtaGAATCTAAATatgtagctgacttgatagaattcttaaaATCTACAAactcttttaataaaatttaacacaatacatcaataattaaaatatatattgtataccttattatgtaattgatattttgtatatgcctatgtatgtctttatcactttttgtatactaataaccctaagtgattgaagcaaaataaattaaaagaaactgTTAACACAACTAACACACTAAaaacaatattcaaaatagcAGAGGTTGGTTTTTTTAGCACTATCGAAGAAACCTTTATCTTCGATATGGTATATGAAATAAAAGAGAATCTttaaattcttgtataaaataCCTTAATCTTAATTGAAAATATCTATAGCACATCCAAAATCGATAATGTGTGTAATTCCACCAgtagaaaaaacctacataacGATGTTTTGTTTGATTTGCATATCTAATTTTTGCACAGGTGTACCTGTTCACGGATTTCGTATTTAActgataaaaaaaaatgataaagcaGCCAGATTTATTTTGTCAATTTTCTGGGTATCGGATTTATTACGGAAAACCAAAAACACTTAACCGGATATTTATccgataatttgtttattatatttgtatattttaacaATAAGAAAATCCTAGTCCCACGTCTCAGATGACTTGATTCCGCGTAACATTGAATAAATTGAATACAATGGATGTCAGTCCATTCACGAATTTTTTTTTGGTCCAGTCGTTAGAGATTTGagctctaaaaatcatacgaacaagctgaattttgtcgagaaatgcaaaaaagtttaccaaattTACCCCCGGACTTCTCCCTAAACCACTGCCCCCACCCCCTCGCCCcgtagtgttttaaataaaaaatgtagctacgataattttgaataaaaatatatattagtaTTTTTTGTGTACAATAAACCGTTCTGtgtgctgccctgaaaagtccggtagtggttaagttaaaccattttcgcaggttatgcagccaggatatccTTCCTCGTCCTGCacttcttttcccatgcactttaccttgaagtatggtccgaagtaggttgttcattgcgcattatatggcccaggtattctagtttgcgacgttttatggttatgactagttcgcgctctttacccattctatgttgTACTttttcgttggtaactctgtctatccaggaaatcctcaacatgcgtctatagcaccacatctcaaatgcttcgagtctcttcagtgatgcttcagttaaggtccatgactccaggCCATATAAAAGAatggagaatacgtagcattttagtaaacgaacttttatttccaattttatatcgtggctgtgaaagatttttttcattttggcgaaagctgatcttgccttctcgatccttatcgtaatttccgtcgattggttccactgttcatttaagtttgcacccagataacaaaagttggtgatttgtattataggttgttggttaactagtaattgaccaggtggtatcctatttttgcttataaccatgtatttggtttttttgatgttaaaatcaagccgaaacctgctacttacttctgccaccctggagacaagtgtctgcagacctttaagactgtctgcaaaaatgacagtatcatcagcgtatcttatgttgttcaatcgttttCCGTTaataagtattccctcgtctatgtccgttagcgctaggttcataatgtgctctgaatatgtattgaacaataatggggacaatatacatccctgtcgcacacctctttttatgtcagttacgcgcgcaaaattatatgcatttctttaaaaaatattgaaaaagatcACGTAAacgacaaaaaaaaacattaaaatccaAAAATCCGTACAACCTTAAACTGTACTTAAAACTCCTTAACGATTTCAAGATATTAGAAGTGGGAAACTATTTTCCAGAACCACTTAAAGGGTTAActtattcgttataaagcaaagaactgagaaatcactagagtataatacactagcatttctgtgtctgattgacctaaagaaagcgtttgacagagtaagactcaaatatgtaatccatcttctgtataatagaaaagttctcctaaatattataaaaactatcgaagaTATCTATCAAAACATCAAAATGAAAGTCAAAATAGATGGACAaattacagaacctatagaaataggcagcgaaagAAGACAAAGGAatttattgagccccatgctcttgaATTTAATCATGGGTCAaattatcaaaagcgttaacaaaggaagaatgggaaacaaagaaataaaaatactctgttacgcagacgacacaataTTGATAGCACAAGATGAAGATATTCTGcagactggtccacaaatttaacataagagcaaaagaatttaatgtaacaatctcatctcagaaaactaaaacaatagcaGTCAGCAAAGAGCCAACCAgaggtaaaatagaaattgatggcatcagtattgaataagtaatggaaataaaatacctggtaaTTACTGTCCAGCCATGGagatctggacaaagaagtgagaaatcgagtgcaaaaagcaaataaactggcaggatgccttaacctttaactacgggctacggtgtacACAGTACACCAAGCGTGTTAAGTTGGTTGCCGTTTCTTAAAACTATTTTCTGCGTTTACGGCGCTCGACGTCCCCTATCAGTATAGTATTAACCATTGTATGTTACAGTCGATACGTGATTTTTGATCGAATAGTTgagttgtgataaaaaatatcaaagtgagTTCCCGAACGGTGCCTTCAGTACACCACGCAcatagttatgtaagtaaatttaacGAATGTTAAACTTTAAATTACCTGTAAACGAGTTATTTTCTGTGTAGTAAATGTTACATTgtactttttatacaaaaatgtgaaatggaaacttaggagaaatattttttataggtaTCGAGTGCGTGTTAGAAACCCTAAAAGTCTCACACAAGATGAGCTTAGAACTATGGCTGAAGCATTGTTCGAAGAAGAACCTGAGGAAGAAGTTAGGGGAGTAGAGGATGTTAGTTcgtcagaagaagaggaagaaattacgGAAGACAACGATTATACCACTGAGTCGGAGATAGAACTAAATGATAAAGAGTCTTCTGGTTTAGATAACGAGAGCGATGGTGAGAGTTTAGAAAGCGATGATGATTAGTATTTTATAGCGaaagataaacaaacaaagtgGTATAAATATTCAGTGGTGAGCAAATGTAGCAAAACTTTcagcaaaaatattgtaaaaatacttCCTGGGCCAAAGCTGAGTGCTAAAGATATTACCAATGAGAAAAGTGCTTTCGAAAAAATTTTTAGTGACgacattattgaaaatatagttgAGTGTTCAAACTTGAAAATTGCAAATATGCGAATAAAGTATAACCGGCCGAGACGGGCTAAAgacacaacaaaaacaaaaattgtggCATTTATGGGACCCATACTTCTTACAAGAACTAAAAAGCAAAACCATACACATTTTCTTGAATTGTGGACTAAAGACGGAACCGGCTCAGAAATATTTAGAGGGTGCATGAGTgctgatcgatttttatttttgcttgctgctctaagatttgatgacaaaaatagtagagggataCGCAAGAAAACTGATAAGCTTGCTGCTATTCGAGTTACACTGGATCGTTTTGTGGAGAACTGCAACAATAACTACTGTTTAGGAGAAGAAGTAACAATTGACGAAATGTTAATACCTTTCAGAGGTAGATGCAGTTTTATTCAATATATCCCGTCCAAGCCTGCAAAGTATGGGTTAAAAGTATTTGTATTGTGTTATGCCCAGACATTTTATGTTACAAATTTAAAGGTGTATTGTGGTAATCAGCCACAAGGACCTTacaacaaatcaaataaacctgctgATATTGTACATCGTTTACTTCAAGACTGGAAAGGGAAAAACCGGATTATGTGATAATTGGTACACAAGTTACTCATTGGCCAATGATCTTTTGAAAGATAAAGTAACACTGGTTGGCacactaaagaaaaataaacggtAGCTGCCGTTGGAGTTCCTACCAcataaagaaagaaaagatggATCGTCCCTTTTCGGATTTCAAAAAGAGGTAACTATAGTGTCATATGTCTCTGCAAAAAATAAAGCTGTGCCTTTGATATCAACCATGCATAATGATTCTGCAGTAGATCCGGAGAAAAAAAAAGCcaaatataattttagattataattctcACAAAGGAGGTGCTGACGCAGTAGATAAAATGTACGGTACATACTCGGTATCAAGGAGAACGCAAAGGTGGCCGATGGTTATATTTTTCAGCTCCTAAACATCGCAGGAAT includes:
- the LOC140433100 gene encoding uncharacterized protein → MMKRLEGVEDIYLKYKIVNALGGFYVVHPNTRVLFCRDTFDYPELEGHELLCNHLAPKLKGRPRGRRKKRSVSPGSESNESESSLTTSTKVESKNTVPPESTANPIRRSTRCHENNENREFVRKLGAFMKSNRTPIGRIPSLGYKELNLHEFFTRVQKLGGYDCVTTNRLWKSIFDEMSGHQNSTSAATVIRRHYERFLLPYERHIHGEEYKPLPVSERRRLKYKRGSGSLSDADSSSDSSSVPSTSRKPSVSEQVTENKDNIKTEGKTSSLRSIRVKPDRQKDKQLQSEKDNTNNNNNKNEKWQAPIKTEETNDSKAKIEKLVIKTESMTVKTELSTVITQSHPVKIEYATVKSETQNENAEIKIENKNIPVTISVKIETNLQAESSPVKLEECPVVKLENDPVPQEPDNNNVKVEVIPIKTEPLTSAATPVAIKVPVNEIMSPVEGKENIPIIKSTENNVEIIEVPCRPRVSESSRAESESYRNNFIHEIKKRKLDILKEGGLEVTPVRPSVQKDGRPSVIQPPPIQLIPKSIKSETMPPPTSVPLKRTHISVPPTLNVRPVNFLIY